In the Calditrichota bacterium genome, one interval contains:
- a CDS encoding SDR family NAD(P)-dependent oxidoreductase has product MNISNKVVVITGASKGIGREAALTFAQKGAKLAISARNEKLLKEVADQCPTDVLTFAGDMSDENDIINFIKATSKKFGRIDILVNNAGLGFFKPIIETSTEEWDKMFNLNVRGLFITTRETLPYLREAGESVVVNVASLAGKNTNANLGGYSASKHAVISFSRTLMIEERKNGIRVLTFCPGSVDTDFSPASEEKKAKKLKVEDVVSSIIHMIEMPQNALISEIDIRPINP; this is encoded by the coding sequence ATGAATATTAGTAATAAAGTAGTTGTAATTACCGGTGCAAGCAAAGGCATTGGCCGTGAAGCAGCATTAACGTTTGCTCAGAAAGGTGCTAAGTTGGCCATTTCTGCGCGTAATGAAAAATTATTAAAAGAAGTTGCTGATCAATGCCCAACAGATGTATTAACATTTGCAGGGGATATGTCTGATGAAAATGATATTATCAATTTTATAAAAGCAACTTCTAAAAAATTTGGCAGGATTGATATTCTTGTAAACAATGCCGGTCTTGGATTTTTTAAACCAATTATCGAAACGAGCACTGAAGAATGGGATAAAATGTTTAATCTCAATGTTCGCGGATTATTTATAACAACCCGTGAGACATTGCCGTATTTGAGAGAAGCTGGCGAATCCGTTGTTGTGAATGTAGCCTCGCTTGCTGGTAAAAATACAAATGCCAACCTGGGTGGTTATTCGGCTTCAAAACATGCAGTTATTAGTTTTAGCCGTACACTGATGATAGAAGAAAGAAAAAATGGAATACGGGTTTTAACTTTTTGTCCGGGTTCTGTCGATACAGACTTTTCACCGGCAAGTGAAGAAAAGAAAGCAAAAAAACTAAAAGTAGAAGATGTGGTTTCATCCATTATTCACATGATTGAAATGCCGCAAAATGCCTTGATTAGCGAAATCGATATCAGGCCGATAAATCCATAA
- the rocD gene encoding ornithine--oxo-acid transaminase — protein MTSQDYIEMEEQYGAHNYHPLDIVIEKAEGVWVYDVDGKKYMDCLSAYSAVNQGHCHPRILKAMVEQAQKVTLTSRAFRNDKLPFLYKKLCELAGVEMVLPMNSGAEAVETAIKAARKWGYKRKGVESDKAEIIVCKNNFHGRTTTIVGFATEEQYKDGFGPFSPGFIEVPFDDLNALKSAVNKNTVAFMFEPIQGEGGILMPDENYLAQAQKLCKENNVLFIADEIQTGLGRTGKMFAYEHYVSEKPDMLIVGKALSGGFYPVSAVLSSKEILGVFNPGDHGSTFGGNPLACAVAMEALNVIVEEGLVERSDELGDYLIKKLKTINTSKIKEIRGKGLFIGIELNEAARPYCEALKQDGLLCKETHENVIRLAPPLVIGKEEIDWAIDKVKTALEA, from the coding sequence ATGACATCACAGGATTATATTGAAATGGAAGAGCAGTATGGTGCACATAACTATCATCCGCTGGATATTGTGATAGAAAAAGCTGAAGGTGTTTGGGTTTATGATGTTGACGGAAAAAAATATATGGATTGTTTAAGCGCCTATTCTGCTGTAAACCAAGGCCATTGCCATCCAAGAATTTTAAAAGCAATGGTAGAGCAAGCCCAAAAAGTTACGCTCACATCCCGCGCATTTAGAAATGACAAACTCCCGTTTTTATATAAAAAGCTTTGCGAATTAGCCGGTGTTGAAATGGTACTACCAATGAATTCCGGAGCTGAAGCAGTTGAAACAGCTATTAAGGCAGCCCGAAAATGGGGTTACAAAAGAAAAGGTGTTGAATCAGATAAAGCAGAGATTATAGTTTGTAAAAACAATTTTCATGGCCGGACTACAACGATTGTTGGTTTTGCAACAGAAGAGCAATATAAAGATGGATTTGGACCTTTTTCGCCAGGATTTATTGAAGTTCCTTTTGATGATTTGAATGCTTTGAAAAGTGCCGTTAATAAAAATACTGTCGCTTTTATGTTTGAACCAATCCAGGGAGAAGGCGGGATTTTAATGCCGGATGAAAACTATTTGGCGCAAGCACAAAAACTATGTAAAGAAAACAATGTTCTTTTTATTGCAGATGAAATTCAAACCGGTCTTGGCCGGACCGGAAAAATGTTTGCTTACGAGCATTATGTGTCAGAAAAGCCAGATATGTTAATTGTTGGGAAGGCGCTTTCAGGTGGTTTTTACCCAGTTTCTGCTGTACTAAGTAGCAAAGAAATTTTAGGTGTGTTTAACCCTGGTGACCATGGAAGTACTTTTGGTGGAAATCCTTTAGCGTGTGCTGTGGCTATGGAAGCATTAAATGTAATTGTTGAAGAAGGGTTGGTAGAAAGATCTGATGAACTTGGCGACTATTTAATCAAAAAACTAAAAACTATTAATACAAGCAAGATTAAAGAAATTCGCGGAAAAGGGCTTTTTATTGGGATTGAACTTAATGAAGCTGCCAGGCCATATTGCGAAGCTTTAAAGCAGGATGGTCTCTTATGTAAAGAAACACATGAAAATGTAATTCGTTTGGCACCTCCTTTGGTAATTGGCAAAGAAGAAATTGATTGGGCCATTGACAAAGTAAAAACAGCTTTGGAGGCATAA
- the purU gene encoding formyltetrahydrofolate deformylase yields MTLNSNMAVLLLSCPDRSGLVSRITNFIFERGGNIIDLDEHVSEDEEMFTIRVAWKMDNFSISKEDLKEAIKPLAKEFKAEWKIHFSEPAPKVAIFVSKFDHCLHDLLWRYKAGELHCEIALIVSNHSDLEDLAAFYKIPFHLFKINKENKAEQEKAELKLLHENNIDTIVLARYMQILSDSFCREYSNRIINIHHSFLPAFIGGNPYRQAYQRGVKIIGATSHYVTEDLDEGPIIEQDVIRVSHKDSVKDMVRKGRDLERVVLARAVKAHLEKRVMVLNKRTVIFE; encoded by the coding sequence ATGACCCTTAACTCGAATATGGCAGTATTATTATTAAGTTGTCCGGATCGTTCCGGACTTGTTTCCCGTATTACAAATTTCATTTTTGAACGTGGTGGAAATATAATCGATTTGGATGAACACGTTTCTGAAGATGAAGAAATGTTCACGATCAGAGTGGCTTGGAAAATGGATAATTTTTCAATCTCCAAAGAAGATTTGAAAGAAGCGATAAAACCACTTGCTAAAGAATTCAAAGCCGAGTGGAAAATACATTTTTCGGAACCCGCACCCAAGGTGGCTATTTTTGTCTCGAAGTTCGATCACTGCCTGCACGATCTTTTGTGGCGTTATAAAGCAGGAGAGCTGCATTGTGAAATTGCATTAATTGTATCAAATCATTCCGATTTAGAGGACCTGGCAGCATTTTATAAAATTCCATTTCACCTATTTAAAATAAATAAAGAAAACAAAGCCGAACAAGAAAAGGCTGAATTAAAACTTCTTCATGAAAATAATATTGATACAATTGTACTTGCGCGATATATGCAAATCCTGTCAGATAGTTTTTGCCGGGAATATTCAAATCGAATTATAAACATTCATCACTCTTTCTTGCCGGCATTTATTGGAGGAAATCCTTATCGGCAGGCATATCAGCGAGGTGTAAAAATTATTGGAGCAACCAGCCATTATGTTACGGAAGATTTGGATGAGGGCCCGATTATTGAACAGGACGTGATTCGCGTTTCGCACAAAGATAGTGTAAAAGATATGGTGCGAAAAGGACGTGACTTAGAAAGGGTTGTATTGGCGCGTGCTGTAAAAGCGCATTTGGAAAAACGCGTTATGGTTTTAAATAAAAGGACTGTAATATTTGAATGA
- a CDS encoding serine/threonine-protein phosphatase codes for MQDKSIQNIIDRLELQSDAFQETFDMLSRAKTLEELAKKFFHVLRGSLLVVNAAILFKNKETENWRMLFSKAKNSYGELLGPQDEFAILDLNHPEFQVSVNQPLIDNAIFRILLGAKLDKSAYTEFDKIALQFFLQQLGSAYQSFMSRKKEKQLVFSLNHRVLQLNSLIDTGIEVARLQEDSQLFHLALERVLALTNASKGLLLVKNGRKVIEKIFFPFKFKTKSISQSKFQITTEFSFAEKKYCFYLYEKESRAGIISFDATDQLLLDAFGRQVFASMENHYLHKQSLEKERVEKEISLAGDIQKKLIPEELPKIAGYDQCGINIPTKFIGGDFYDCIPLQDGRYMFIMADVSGKGVAAGLLVSTLHASVHAYLDHPFELAALVQNLNTIIWDSSTLDKYITAFFAVIEPKTGVIESVNAGHNPTYILRKNNTVDELSTGGIPLGMMQMAFPYESSESVLNPGDSILFYTDGVTEAMNEEEEEYEDHRPLKDFLTSNSPPDAKSFIDVLMEDLHNFTGSTPQSDDITALYLSRED; via the coding sequence ATGCAGGATAAATCTATACAAAATATAATCGACCGGCTTGAACTACAAAGCGATGCATTTCAGGAAACCTTTGATATGCTTAGCCGGGCCAAGACCCTTGAAGAGCTTGCCAAAAAATTTTTCCATGTATTGCGTGGCAGCTTGCTTGTAGTAAATGCCGCAATTTTATTCAAAAACAAAGAAACGGAAAATTGGCGGATGCTTTTCTCAAAGGCAAAAAACAGCTATGGGGAGTTGTTAGGTCCACAAGATGAATTTGCTATTCTGGATCTGAACCATCCAGAGTTTCAAGTTTCTGTAAACCAGCCGCTTATAGATAATGCGATATTTAGAATTTTACTTGGCGCTAAACTTGATAAATCTGCATATACTGAGTTTGACAAGATAGCATTGCAATTTTTTCTTCAGCAACTTGGCAGTGCCTATCAATCCTTCATGTCCCGGAAAAAAGAAAAACAACTCGTGTTCTCGCTTAACCATAGGGTTTTACAATTAAACAGCCTTATTGATACAGGGATTGAGGTTGCTCGTTTGCAGGAAGATAGCCAGCTTTTTCATCTCGCACTGGAGCGTGTTTTGGCCCTGACCAACGCTTCAAAAGGACTATTGCTGGTAAAAAATGGCCGAAAAGTAATTGAGAAAATTTTCTTCCCATTTAAGTTTAAAACCAAATCAATTTCACAGAGTAAGTTTCAGATAACTACTGAGTTCAGCTTTGCCGAAAAAAAGTACTGCTTTTATCTTTACGAAAAAGAGAGCCGGGCAGGTATTATTTCTTTTGATGCTACCGATCAATTATTACTGGACGCATTTGGCCGACAGGTTTTTGCATCAATGGAAAATCATTATCTTCATAAACAATCATTAGAAAAGGAACGTGTTGAAAAAGAAATTTCTCTGGCAGGGGATATTCAAAAAAAATTAATTCCCGAAGAGCTTCCAAAAATTGCGGGATATGATCAATGCGGGATAAATATTCCTACAAAATTTATTGGTGGAGATTTTTATGATTGCATTCCCCTTCAGGACGGGCGATATATGTTCATTATGGCAGATGTATCCGGAAAAGGAGTTGCCGCCGGTTTACTTGTAAGTACGCTTCATGCCTCAGTACATGCTTATCTTGATCATCCTTTTGAACTTGCTGCTCTTGTTCAAAACCTCAACACCATTATTTGGGATTCTTCCACTTTGGATAAATATATAACGGCCTTTTTTGCAGTAATCGAACCAAAAACAGGTGTGATAGAATCAGTAAATGCCGGCCATAACCCAACCTATATTTTACGAAAAAATAATACCGTTGATGAGCTGAGCACGGGCGGTATTCCTTTGGGTATGATGCAAATGGCTTTTCCTTATGAAAGCTCAGAATCTGTACTAAACCCTGGTGACTCTATACTTTTTTATACTGATGGTGTTACTGAAGCAATGAATGAAGAGGAAGAAGAATACGAGGACCACAGACCGTTGAAAGATTTTTTAACCTCAAACAGTCCTCCAGATGCTAAAAGTTTTATTGATGTGTTAATGGAAGATTTACATAATTTCACTGGTTCAACTCCTCAAAGTGATGATATTACAGCGTTATATCTTTCCAGGGAGGATTAG
- a CDS encoding STAS domain-containing protein has product MEAEFKLTSELHNDVLVLHTSGYVNNEGGEKIATEFSGHFEKGIKKVVINLEKSKVVNSIGISFLIEVIEKLNEEDGKLVFTNLEPAIDKTLTIMGLFNYAEKDSTVESALKSLA; this is encoded by the coding sequence ATGGAAGCTGAATTCAAACTCACCTCGGAGCTGCATAACGATGTTCTTGTTTTGCATACATCTGGGTACGTAAATAATGAAGGCGGTGAAAAAATTGCCACTGAATTTTCAGGACATTTTGAAAAAGGAATTAAAAAAGTAGTTATAAATCTTGAAAAAAGTAAGGTTGTAAATTCAATTGGTATTTCTTTCCTTATTGAGGTTATTGAAAAACTAAATGAAGAAGATGGCAAACTGGTTTTCACAAATCTTGAACCGGCCATAGACAAAACATTAACTATAATGGGTCTTTTTAATTACGCAGAAAAGGATTCTACAGTTGAAAGCGCACTAAAGAGTTTAGCATAA
- a CDS encoding ATP-binding protein encodes MDENIKLKMTLPKIPDIELVAIEGMDRMAKHMGIADDKIGEAHVLVTEAVINAFEHSGQKNPVVRVEFTLNQEKLIIFVRDYGKGFKPENVEKPDIKKKLGTSHKRGWGLKLMESMSDDFQLESDENGTKITITKHLQ; translated from the coding sequence ATGGACGAGAACATTAAACTGAAAATGACCCTGCCCAAAATACCTGACATTGAGCTTGTGGCCATTGAAGGTATGGATCGAATGGCCAAACACATGGGAATTGCCGATGATAAAATCGGCGAAGCACACGTGTTGGTTACTGAAGCAGTGATCAATGCCTTTGAACACTCCGGGCAAAAAAACCCAGTTGTGCGTGTTGAGTTTACCCTAAACCAGGAAAAGCTTATAATTTTTGTGCGCGATTACGGCAAGGGTTTTAAGCCTGAAAATGTTGAAAAGCCTGATATTAAGAAAAAGCTTGGTACAAGCCACAAAAGAGGCTGGGGGTTAAAACTCATGGAATCCATGTCTGATGATTTCCAATTGGAATCTGATGAGAATGGAACAAAAATAACAATTACAAAACATTTGCAATAA
- a CDS encoding SpoIIE family protein phosphatase, with product MAKFLKIIVSLFLLLMPLFAQAPKNNFVHLSIEDGLPSNNVFNIFQDRFGYIWIGTLNGLSRYDGYEYKNYHPEIENDASIQSNIIVSFYEDRVGDLWIGGLGGLNKYIRESDSFRFYSLSDFAPDSGSGYFHGLTVTAISEDNDGNMWLGVGLLNWDTVKDGLFYLDKESEEIKKYEFSDNFNSQNILTFLVSKKGEFWFGGYRGLGRLNPITHKINFFRAPNSTENFGVNSILEDKKGLLWLGTHENGLQSFNPIDTVFKQYPIQSLKNETGSSDISGMFFDESDNLWLATSSGLMYFNPKTENVQYLLPDKDNPASISFVAASSIIGDFAGSIWIGGWENGLNRYDPVRTEFHAYTNNPSDPKSYGPAWATFFAEDHKKNIWIGSDQNFISRFNRKDKNFTKFPINGNNNLSGYISSAFEDSKKRLWIGIGGHLFNLNSDYNGFSKAPVMQQFGSNIIHDFYEDENGILWFGREDGLFSYNQSNNSIKHFTFDSFPSTSFESNRIYRLTGDKNNIWIGTNRGLFKYEQQTGRFSRIGFSDEKNKSLSDHDINSLYIDKSGILWIGTWFGGLNRYDPQSGIVNFYTRKNGLATNSIQGILGDEENGFLWLSTYAGITRFDLNKEQFLNFNIKDGVHSTEFVDGAAFKTSKGEFLFGGASGFTMFKSEDIKENVTPPRVFISDFKLSNKSVIPGPDAPLKKSIYDASEITLGHDQNDISFEFLAIHFIKSERNQYAYMLENYESDWRNVGSQRTAIYPNLPPGNYNFRVKAANFNNYWNEEGASIKVTINYPWWRSSWAYVLYILLFAGLVFVFDRFQRRRLLAKERAASEIKEAKLRAQVAEAENERKSKELEEARQLQLSMLPKELPQLPHLDIAVYMQTATEVGGDYYDFHVGLDGTLTVVIGDATGHGMKAGTMVTAAKSLFNSYAPNPDILFSFHEFTRCIKKMNFGKLSMCLTMLKFQGNKVTFSAAGMPPAYVYSKKKKTVEENLFKGMPLGTMEKFPYEIKETALNVGDTLLLMSDGLPELQNNNGEQFGYQRIHDLFLEVAENSSEEIIERLKNNGKSWVNDEAPDDDVTFVVIKVK from the coding sequence ATGGCAAAATTTTTAAAAATAATAGTGAGCCTTTTTTTGTTGTTAATGCCTCTTTTTGCGCAGGCACCAAAAAATAATTTTGTACATCTTTCAATTGAGGACGGCCTACCCTCTAACAATGTCTTTAATATTTTCCAGGATCGTTTTGGTTATATCTGGATTGGAACCCTTAACGGGCTTTCAAGATATGACGGTTATGAATATAAAAACTATCACCCGGAAATTGAAAACGATGCTTCTATTCAATCAAATATCATTGTCTCCTTTTATGAAGACCGGGTTGGTGATTTATGGATTGGAGGCCTGGGAGGTCTCAACAAATATATTCGTGAAAGCGATAGTTTCCGCTTTTATAGTTTGAGCGATTTTGCCCCTGATAGCGGCAGTGGCTATTTCCATGGATTAACAGTTACGGCTATTTCTGAAGACAATGATGGAAACATGTGGCTTGGGGTGGGCCTGTTGAACTGGGATACTGTCAAGGATGGATTGTTTTATCTTGACAAAGAATCAGAAGAGATTAAAAAATATGAATTCAGCGATAATTTTAATTCACAAAACATATTAACCTTTCTTGTTTCAAAAAAAGGTGAATTTTGGTTTGGAGGGTATAGAGGTTTAGGCCGCTTAAATCCAATCACACATAAAATAAATTTTTTCCGCGCCCCAAATAGTACAGAAAATTTTGGGGTAAATTCAATTCTTGAAGATAAAAAAGGCCTTCTTTGGCTTGGGACGCATGAAAATGGACTACAAAGTTTTAATCCGATCGATACGGTGTTTAAACAATATCCTATCCAGTCTTTAAAAAACGAAACCGGCAGTTCTGATATTAGTGGTATGTTTTTTGACGAGAGTGATAATTTATGGTTGGCCACCTCTAGCGGTTTGATGTATTTCAATCCCAAAACAGAGAATGTACAATATCTTCTTCCGGACAAAGATAATCCGGCAAGTATTAGTTTTGTAGCTGCCAGTTCTATTATCGGCGATTTTGCAGGCTCCATTTGGATCGGCGGTTGGGAAAATGGCTTAAACCGTTATGACCCTGTAAGAACTGAATTCCATGCCTATACAAATAATCCCAGCGATCCAAAAAGTTATGGTCCCGCTTGGGCCACTTTTTTTGCCGAAGACCATAAAAAAAATATATGGATTGGATCAGACCAAAATTTCATTAGCCGGTTCAACAGAAAAGATAAAAATTTTACAAAGTTTCCGATAAATGGCAACAATAATTTAAGTGGTTATATTTCTTCGGCTTTTGAGGACAGTAAAAAAAGGTTGTGGATTGGCATAGGTGGACACCTTTTTAACCTTAACTCGGATTATAATGGTTTCAGCAAAGCACCTGTAATGCAGCAATTTGGATCAAATATCATTCATGATTTTTATGAAGATGAAAATGGAATCTTGTGGTTTGGTAGGGAAGACGGTCTGTTTTCATATAATCAAAGCAACAACAGCATAAAGCATTTTACTTTCGATTCATTCCCAAGCACCTCTTTCGAAAGCAACAGGATATACAGGTTAACTGGTGATAAAAATAATATATGGATTGGTACCAACCGGGGTTTATTTAAATATGAACAGCAAACAGGCCGGTTTTCAAGAATTGGTTTTAGTGATGAAAAAAATAAATCACTCAGTGATCACGATATAAATTCCCTTTATATAGATAAAAGTGGAATACTCTGGATTGGGACCTGGTTTGGAGGATTAAACAGGTATGATCCACAAAGTGGCATTGTCAACTTTTACACACGGAAAAACGGTTTGGCTACAAACTCCATTCAAGGCATTTTAGGTGATGAAGAAAATGGCTTTTTATGGTTAAGTACATATGCAGGCATAACACGCTTTGATCTTAACAAAGAACAGTTCCTAAACTTCAACATTAAAGATGGTGTCCACTCAACCGAATTTGTCGATGGCGCGGCTTTTAAAACATCCAAAGGTGAATTCCTGTTTGGTGGGGCCAGTGGTTTTACCATGTTCAAGTCTGAAGATATAAAAGAGAATGTAACTCCCCCAAGAGTATTTATTTCAGATTTTAAACTTTCCAATAAATCTGTAATACCAGGCCCGGATGCCCCACTTAAAAAATCCATTTATGATGCAAGTGAGATAACTTTAGGGCACGACCAAAATGATATTTCTTTTGAATTTCTGGCCATTCATTTTATCAAATCTGAGCGAAACCAGTACGCTTATATGTTGGAAAATTATGAAAGTGACTGGCGTAATGTTGGTTCTCAACGCACCGCTATTTATCCAAACCTTCCGCCGGGCAATTACAACTTTCGTGTTAAGGCGGCCAACTTTAATAATTACTGGAATGAGGAGGGCGCTTCAATAAAAGTGACAATTAATTATCCATGGTGGCGTTCATCCTGGGCTTATGTACTCTATATTTTACTTTTTGCCGGATTGGTTTTTGTATTCGACCGTTTTCAAAGACGACGTCTATTAGCTAAAGAACGTGCGGCATCTGAAATTAAAGAAGCTAAATTGCGAGCTCAGGTTGCTGAAGCAGAAAATGAACGCAAATCCAAAGAGCTGGAGGAAGCACGCCAATTACAGCTTTCCATGCTGCCCAAAGAATTACCACAACTGCCCCATCTCGATATAGCAGTTTATATGCAAACTGCAACTGAGGTCGGAGGGGATTATTACGATTTCCATGTGGGCTTAGATGGCACACTTACCGTGGTTATTGGCGATGCCACAGGCCATGGAATGAAAGCCGGAACAATGGTCACGGCAGCTAAGTCGCTTTTTAACAGCTATGCACCTAATCCCGATATTTTGTTTTCTTTTCATGAATTTACACGCTGCATAAAAAAGATGAATTTTGGCAAACTTTCCATGTGTTTGACCATGTTAAAATTTCAAGGAAATAAAGTTACATTCTCAGCAGCCGGGATGCCGCCGGCCTACGTTTACAGCAAAAAGAAAAAAACGGTTGAGGAGAACCTGTTTAAAGGAATGCCGCTTGGTACCATGGAAAAATTTCCATACGAAATAAAAGAAACAGCTTTAAACGTTGGAGATACATTGTTACTAATGAGCGATGGCCTTCCGGAATTGCAAAATAATAATGGTGAGCAATTTGGTTATCAACGTATACATGATCTATTTTTGGAAGTAGCTGAAAATAGTTCCGAAGAAATTATTGAACGCTTGAAAAACAATGGGAAATCCTGGGTAAATGATGAAGCTCCAGATGATGATGTAACTTTTGTGGTTATTAAAGTTAAGTAG